In the genome of Vicia villosa cultivar HV-30 ecotype Madison, WI linkage group LG7, Vvil1.0, whole genome shotgun sequence, one region contains:
- the LOC131617940 gene encoding subtilisin-like protease SBT4.3: MAKHNILLFSFACLVFSCIILLSCAATQNGNEYIVYMGALPKEVSYSPTSQHLSMLQQVFEGGNIENLLLRSYKRSFNGFTAILNDQQREKLLSMKGVVSVFPNQNYHLTTTGSWNFLGFPQTIKRDLVIETDLIIGVIDSGITPKSQSFNDKGIGPIPKKWKGVCKGGSDFTCNNKLIGARFYGSAESAIDEGGHGTHVASTAGGREVPGVSFFDIAKGTARGGVPSSRIAMYKVCGADGKCSGSDILAAFDDAIADGVDILSVSLGGEGALDFVNDPIAIGAFHAMENGILTSHSAGNSGPDASTTVSVAPWVISVAATTIDRKFITKLALGNGKTLIGSSVSAFSSNGTKVPIAEGTCSSGLGDTSAEGKIVLCESRGNEDSALQSGAYGIVSSVEESLNDVAFVSVLPATNLNSKDFALVQSYAESTRSPEAEILKTETLRDTSAPRVASFSSRGPNSVVPDIMKPDISAPGVDILAAFSPLAPPSSSISDKRRVSYSIESGTSMSCPHISGIAAYVKSFHPDWSPAAIKSAIMTTANPVNGSYNDLAGEFSYGSGNANPALAVNPGLIYNITADDYVQMLCNYGYDDEKIKQISGEASSCRGTSNPSLVKDLNYPALVIPVAPQRSFNIKFPRKVTNVGSPSSTYKATVTPIPNVKITVEPSVLSFKSIRETQSFVVTVVGSVGSSQTEFSGSLVWSDGTHNVKSPIIVQLTS; this comes from the exons ATGGCTAAGCATAATATTTTACTATTCTCCTTTGCATGCTTAGTTTTCTCTTGTATAATTCTTTTGAGTTGTGCTGCCACTCAAAATGGTAATGAATACATTGTATACATGGGGGCACTTCCAAAAGAAGTTTCATATTCTCCAACATCTCAGCATTTGTCTATGTTGCAACAAGTCTTTGAAGGCGGCAACATAGAAAATCTATTACTTAGAAGTTATAAGAGAAGTTTCAATGGTTTTACTGCCATACTTAATGATCAACAAAGAGAAAAACTTCTCAGCATGAAAGGTGTGGTCTCAGTTTTTCCAAATCAAAACTATCACCTAACAACTACAGGGTCGTGGAACTTTCTTGGATTTCCTCAAACAATTAAAAGAGATCTCGTTATTGAGACTGATTTGATAATCGGAGTCATAGACTCTGGGATAACGCCAAAGTCCCAAAGTTTCAATGATAAAG GTATTGGTCCTATTCCAAAGAAGTGGAAGGGAGTTTGTAAAGGTGGTTCTGACTTCACTTGCAATAATAAACTCATTGGAGCGCGTTTTTATGGTTCTGCGGAGAGTGCAATAGACGAGGGTGGTCATGGAACTCACGTAGCTTCAACTGCAGGTGGAAGAGAGGTGCCGGGTGTGAGCTTTTTTGATATTGCAAAAGGCACCGCAAGAGGTGGAGTCCCATCTTCGAGGATTGCTATGTACAAAGTATGTGGTGCAGATGGTAAATGCAGTGGTAGTGATATTTTAGCTGCATTTGACGATGCCATTGCGGATGGTGTTGACATCCTCTCAGTCTCACTTGGGGGTGAAGGTGCATTAGATTTTGTGAATGATCCTATTGCCATTGGTGCTTTCCATGCCATGGAGAATGGAATACTCACATCACATTCTGCCGGAAACAGTGGTCCTGACGCGAGTACTACTGTAAGTGTAGCACCTTGGGTAATTAGTGTCGCAGCAACTACCATAGATCGTAAATTCATTACTAAGCTCGCTCTTGGAAATGGAAAGACTCTCATTGGTAGTTCAGTTAGTGCTTTCTCTTCAAATGGCACAAAAGTTCCAATAGCTGAGGGTACTTGCTCAAGTGGCTTAGGTGATACATCCGCGGAAGGTAAGATTGTTTTGTGCGAATCACGAGGAAATGAAGATTCCGCTTTACAAAGTGGTGCATATGGTATAGTCTCAAGTGTTGAGGAGTCTCTAAATGATGTTGCTTTTGTCTCTGTGTTGCCTGCTACAAACTTGAATTCAAAAGACTTCGCTCTTGTTCAATCTTACGCAGAATCCACTAGATCCCCTGAAGCTGAAATTTTGAAGACTGAGACCTTACGTGACACAAGTGCTCCTAGAGTTGCTTCTTTCTCTTCCCGTGGTCCAAATTCAGTGGTTCCAGATATTATGAAACCAGATATAAGTGCCCCAGGAGTGGATATCTTGGCTGCATTTTCACCTCTAGCCCCACCCTCTTCTAGTATCAGTGACAAGAGAAGGGTTAGTTATAGCATAGAGTCAGGAACCTCCATGTCGTGTCCCCACATTTCCGGAATCGCTGCATATGTGAAATCATTTCATCCAGATTGGTCACCTGCAGCTATAAAATCTGCTATCATGACCACAGCAAACCCGGTAAATGGTAGTTATAATGATTTGGCCGGGGAGTTTTCCTATGGATCAGGGAATGCCAATCCGGCACTAGCTGTTAACCCAGGACTTATTTATAACATCACTGCTGATGATTATGTGCAAATGCTTTGCAATTATGGTTACGATGatgaaaaaattaaacaaattagcGGAGAAGCCTCAAGTTGTCGTGGAACTTCTAACCCATCTTTAGTAAAAGATCTAAATTATCCTGCACTAGTGATTCCTGTTGCGCCTCAGAGATCTTTCAATATCAAATTTCCTAGAAAAGTTACAAATGTTGGCTCTCCCAGTTCAACTTATAAGGCTACTGTCACCCCAATTccaaatgtcaaaattacagTGGAGCCAAGTGTTCTCTCATTCAAATCAATCCGAGAGACACAATCATTTGTGGTCACAGTTGTTGGTAGTGTAGGATCAAGTCAAACTGAGTTTTCGGGGTCACTTGTTTGGTCTGATGGCACCCACAACGTCAAGAGTCCAATCATCGTACAATTAACATCCTAA